One Sediminibacillus dalangtanensis genomic region harbors:
- a CDS encoding lysozyme family protein yields the protein MPKKKLFRRSSLSYRFARSGLKTIAVLAGMFFCFAVLFSLYEKQHESSNPEHTEKQLSEEVIEYKPLVQKYLKQHELEEYTGVVLALMMQESGGRGTDPMQASESYCGEIGCIEDPELSIKQGTNYFAGVLEEADGDVKLALQSYNFGRGFIGYVKDRGGEYSEDLAVNYSKKMYKKLKSTMDFRCIREESKELNACYGDIKYVDAVLAYYEDAKTKTGTDDVRLAALIE from the coding sequence ATGCCGAAAAAGAAATTGTTTCGTAGATCCTCGCTGTCATACCGTTTTGCAAGGAGCGGACTGAAGACGATCGCTGTGCTTGCCGGTATGTTCTTTTGTTTTGCCGTGTTGTTTTCGCTGTATGAAAAACAGCATGAGAGCAGTAACCCAGAACATACAGAAAAGCAGCTGTCAGAGGAAGTCATAGAATACAAACCACTTGTGCAAAAGTATTTAAAACAGCATGAGTTGGAAGAATACACTGGAGTAGTGTTAGCATTGATGATGCAAGAATCCGGAGGAAGAGGGACAGATCCGATGCAGGCTTCCGAGAGCTATTGTGGCGAAATAGGCTGTATAGAGGATCCAGAGCTCTCGATAAAACAAGGGACGAATTATTTCGCCGGTGTATTGGAAGAAGCAGATGGTGATGTGAAACTTGCTCTGCAATCCTATAATTTTGGCAGGGGTTTTATCGGGTATGTAAAAGACCGTGGCGGAGAATATTCTGAAGACCTGGCGGTTAATTATTCTAAAAAGATGTACAAAAAATTGAAATCGACCATGGACTTTCGTTGTATTCGAGAGGAATCAAAAGAATTGAATGCCTGCTATGGAGATATTAAGTATGTCGATGCCGTCCTCGCTTATTATGAGGATGCAAAAACCAAAACCGGCACCGACGACGTGAGACTGGCAGCGTTGATCGAGTAA
- a CDS encoding MarR family winged helix-turn-helix transcriptional regulator has product MEKDRKPIHLLKQKVRYLNKHMDERLREYGLYHSQWSILFCLYHKGPMTLTEIWQYLHVEAPTVTRTIKRLESKKWVYRKQGQDKREKIIGIADNAFDKVVEVAEMMEAFEDEMLNGLSKEQQKELLQLLTLVGNKE; this is encoded by the coding sequence TTGGAGAAAGACAGAAAGCCGATTCACTTGTTAAAACAAAAGGTGCGTTATTTAAATAAACATATGGATGAAAGGTTGAGAGAATATGGTCTCTACCATTCCCAGTGGTCAATCCTTTTCTGCCTTTACCATAAAGGCCCGATGACGCTTACAGAGATTTGGCAGTATTTGCACGTAGAAGCGCCTACTGTGACCAGAACAATTAAACGGCTGGAAAGCAAGAAGTGGGTGTACCGGAAGCAAGGACAGGATAAACGGGAGAAAATCATCGGAATTGCCGATAATGCCTTCGACAAGGTAGTAGAAGTTGCAGAGATGATGGAAGCTTTTGAAGATGAAATGCTGAACGGACTGTCAAAAGAACAACAAAAAGAGTTGCTTCAGCTGCTGACGTTAGTCGGAAACAAGGAGTGA
- a CDS encoding MFS transporter: MTDKQQPIWTRSFVSISLTHFMVFVAFYTLLTTLPMYVIEELGGSEAEGGLLVTIMLISAIIVRPFSGKLLEAAGKKRILLASVLLFAVTTCLYMWVDQFSGLLVLRFFHGLSFGVVTTATGAIAADVIPPARRGEGLGYFAMSMNIAVVVGPFIGLTMLQYTSFLSLFLVLSLIMAAGTVVACLVHVPKELNKIKPAGKQGWSIHDLFEVKALPIAIISCLVAFAYSSIISFISVYASSLGLSAVSSYFFVVFAMVMILTRPYLGRAFDVKGPSFVILPCLLVFAVGLTALSITHSPWMLLVSAALIGLGYGSLLPSFQTMAVQTAANHRSGHATATFFTLYDTGIALGSYVLGVLVAYMDFANIYLLCAVIPLAVMGFFLFYQAKSKQRNQEPALGEAE, from the coding sequence ATGACAGATAAGCAACAACCAATATGGACTAGGAGTTTTGTCAGTATATCGTTAACCCATTTTATGGTGTTTGTCGCCTTTTATACCCTGCTGACGACGCTGCCGATGTATGTAATCGAGGAACTTGGCGGAAGTGAAGCGGAAGGGGGGCTGTTGGTGACGATTATGTTGATTTCGGCCATCATCGTCCGCCCCTTTTCCGGTAAATTATTGGAAGCAGCAGGAAAAAAGCGGATACTTCTTGCCAGTGTCCTTCTGTTTGCTGTAACTACTTGTTTGTATATGTGGGTGGACCAGTTTTCCGGTTTGCTAGTGCTGCGCTTTTTTCATGGACTTTCGTTTGGTGTGGTTACCACAGCCACTGGCGCGATAGCAGCAGACGTGATTCCTCCTGCCCGGAGAGGAGAAGGGCTTGGCTATTTCGCCATGTCAATGAACATAGCTGTCGTAGTTGGCCCCTTTATTGGTCTGACAATGCTGCAGTACACGTCGTTCCTAAGCCTGTTTCTGGTACTTAGTCTGATCATGGCCGCCGGTACAGTCGTTGCCTGTCTTGTTCATGTGCCCAAAGAATTGAATAAGATAAAGCCAGCAGGCAAACAGGGATGGAGCATTCATGATTTGTTTGAGGTGAAAGCATTGCCGATTGCTATTATCAGCTGTCTGGTGGCTTTTGCCTACTCAAGTATTATTTCTTTTATTTCCGTGTATGCAAGTTCGCTCGGTCTTTCTGCAGTCTCCAGTTACTTTTTTGTGGTTTTTGCCATGGTCATGATTTTGACGCGGCCTTATTTGGGGAGGGCTTTTGACGTGAAAGGGCCAAGCTTTGTCATTTTGCCTTGCTTATTGGTATTCGCAGTAGGACTTACGGCGCTAAGTATCACACATTCACCATGGATGCTGTTAGTTTCAGCAGCATTGATCGGCCTTGGATATGGTTCGTTGCTGCCAAGCTTTCAGACCATGGCGGTTCAGACGGCAGCCAACCACCGCAGCGGACATGCGACAGCTACTTTTTTCACGTTATACGATACCGGGATTGCTCTCGGTTCCTATGTCTTGGGTGTGCTTGTAGCCTATATGGATTTTGCGAACATTTACTTGCTTTGCGCGGTGATTCCGCTTGCGGTTATGGGCTTTTTTCTCTTTTATCAAGCGAAATCCAAGCAGCGAAATCAGGAGCCGGCATTGGGAGAGGCGGAATGA